One Scomber scombrus chromosome 1, fScoSco1.1, whole genome shotgun sequence DNA segment encodes these proteins:
- the LOC133990727 gene encoding uncharacterized protein LOC133990727, giving the protein MDRHTFPHHMIYNVDETGVFTVQKPRHVVTEKGKKQVGSITSAERGELVTVVCAGNAAGNAIPPRFVFPRVRFRDDFMIGAPPGAKGASTTTGWMNEDTWPEFLDHLIQHTQCSPDCPMLLILDNLKAHISLKAVEKAKRNGIVLLTLPPHTSHHTQPLDVTVYGPFKTLYSRALDGWMRSNPGKTVSVYQIAGLVSSDTTEYHFWIQVHWDFPI; this is encoded by the exons ATGGACAG GCACACATTCCCTCATCACATGATTTACAATGTGGATGAAACAGGCGTCTTTACAGTTCAAAAGCCACGGCAC GTTGtgacagagaaaggaaaaaagcaagTTGGTTCTATCACATCAGCTGAGAGAGGAGAACTGGTGACTGTGGTGTGTGCTGGGAATGCTGCTGGGAATGCCATACCTCCCCGGTTTGTCTTCCCCAGAGTTAGGTTTAGGGACGACTTCATGATAGGAGCACCTCCAGGAGCCAAAGGTGCCTCCACCACAACAGGATGGATGAATGAAGACACCTGGCCTGAGTTCCTTGATCACCTGATACAGCACACTCAGTGCAGTCCTGACTGTCCCATGCTGCTTATCCTTGATAATCTTAAAGCTCACATCTCACTCAAGGCAGTAGAAAAAGCAAAGAGAAACGGTATTGTTCTGCTCACCCTTCCACCCCACACATCCCATCACACGCAGCCTCTCGACGTGACCGTGTATGGCCCGTTCAAGACCCTATACAGCCGAGCTCTTGATGGGTGGATGAGATCTAACCCTGGCAAAACAGTGTCCGTCTACCAGATTGCAGGACTTGTCAGCAGTGACACCACGGAATATCACTTCTGGATTCAAGTCCACTGGGATTTTCCCATATAA
- the zgc:113274 gene encoding uncharacterized protein zgc:113274: MPRNYTRKTTWGQTPLAQIESAAAEVMQGKKSLRKAGRDRNIDKTTLQRFIKKKEKGVEKSVAWGAVAEAKRIFTDEMEEELAKHLKQLADQFHGLAPVKCCELAFEYAERNNIPVPANWTEKQCAGRLRCARDHIIL; this comes from the coding sequence ATGCCAAGAAACTACACCAGGAAGACAACCTGGGGCCAAACACCCCTCGCACAGATCGAGAGTGCAGCCGCTGAGGTCATGCAAGGAAAGAAGTCCTTAAGAAAAGCTGGAAGGGATAGAAATATTGACAAGACAACCCTACAAAGattcataaagaaaaaagagaaaggggtAGAAAAATCAGTAGCCTGGGGTGCAGTAGCTGAGGCGAAGAGAATATTCACagatgagatggaggaggagcttgccaaacatttgaaacaactAGCTGACCAGTTCCATGGCCTCGCTCCAGTTAAGTGCTGTGAACTGGCATTTGAATACGCAGAGAGAAACAATATCCCTGTCCCTGCCAATTGGACAGAGAAACAATGTGCAGGTAGGCTACGGTGTGCAAGAGATCACATTATTCTGTAG